The DNA sequence GCACTCTTTTCTGCTTTGTATTTAAAGACTATGAAAACCCACCAACAGCAGTCAATATAACTTGGTCTTCAATCAATTTTAAAACTATACTACAGTGGCAACCAAAACCATCAGGCTACTTCTATACTGTAGAAATACATGGGTAAGTAGATAACACCATGATATGTTCATTAATGGCaattgaagaaaatgaaaagagagCATGTTTGAGTATTTCTGAAAGTGAATGTAACAGGAAAAGCGCCCAAATGTTAGGATTTAGGAAAATTGCCAACCCAGGTGTTAATCCTTCTCAGTGTCCAACTATAAAAATATCAGGTTTAGTCTTCTGGTTTTGCCCACTTCAGAAAAGGAGAGATGAGCTTTAGATCAGTATTTCAGTTctggatttcagtgctgctcgAGAGACCCAGACAGGATACTTTGAAGGAGCTGGTACTCAATCTGGCATACCACATATTAGACAGAACTTCAGCTTTTTATGTCTTTCAAGGTGTCTGGACTTGTGTCTTCAGTCTTGGGAGGCGTCTAATAAATGagtctgcattttatttctaatcGGTGAATCACagtaattaataattttgtCTTGGTGGGTAATACTAAAAATTACCTTTGTTTGTCTACCTCTGTCAAGAATTGCTCTGATATGTTTTATATAAGCTGTAAAATATTGTGAATATAAAACATAGACAGCTTATGTGAAGTGCCTAATGCCTCTTTCAGAACTGCACAAAACCTTCCATGAAGGTTAGTAATAAATCTGTGCTGGTTTTACCTCCCATTTCAATACATAGAACATTATTAAACATGCCCTGAAGGGAAAACACATCATCAAATTCCTATGTATTAATAAAAAACTGGTACTGTAGTCTCTACTGCCTCTAAAAGTGGCATAAAAATGAGTGTTCTCTTATGACTAACAGGTAAAATACCAGTGTAATGGCTTAATGtgctttttcattctttaaGAGAGTGATTAGATTAAAGTACTTAAAAGCACATGCTTAGAAgaacaaattttattaaattttttattctggAATTTCTTTACAGACATTTTGCTTGCAGAAAATTGAGTTCAGTTTACCCAAGATTCAGTATAGAATCAGGTGTAGTTCTGCAGCAGAGGCACCTCTTTTGACTGAAGCTGCTCTTCTGGAGGAAGTGGGATTAAATGTTTGCtttcttgtgtgtgtgtatttacaGAGTACATTTGTTTCATCACAAAGATCAAACCTCTGTCCCTTTTCAGTGCATCTCTTGTGGCACTGTCTCTAACTGATATGTGACAAAAGAAATCTGATGAAGTGAGAAGGGAGTTCAGGTGACTCTAAAAAATGAAACTTGATCTACTTTGAGGAAGACCTATTAGTTAATATTCAAACAGTCAGCACTCACTCTTCCAGCTGAGATCACACAATTTTTGTTCTGCTTAATTCACcagcaaaaagagggaaaagaattgAAGGAGTAATATCTAATCTGTTTCTTCGTTCCCTGCGAGGAAGTAAAATGAGAAAGTAACACTTTTTTCATAGTCTCATTGCTATTTCACAAGTAAATGGACTTGCCTTCTATCATTTAAAAATCCAGAGAAGTGCATCATGGGTCATGCTTTTTGTCAATGTTTCTAAATTGTAATTCTGCACTAAAATTTGCTACTACTGTGTGGTTATTAGTGGCATTTGCATAGATACAAAACCAAATTACACCTACATGGAGACATTGTTGTCACATTAAACAATCAGCGTCAATAAAGCTTCCTATAACAACTGATGTTTCTTAAGGTAATAGTTTTCAAATGCATCAAGGATAACACCTGATTTATGCatcttatattttttaaaatactttctgcagtattttaaagtaagtgcagaaaaatgcaaaatcagAACTAGTTATGGTTGCCATTCAATTAATGTAAAAGAttgaattaattaatatatgTCTTAGAGAGTATTTCTGTAATTAACATCAATCATATTTGATTTACTTGATTCTGCTTTGAATTGTGAAATACAGCTGTACAGGATCGTGGCTTTTGAGGTTTTCTATTCTCCTTTTAGCCTAATATCTGCAAAACTGTTCTACTAGATGAGAGAAATCTATACagtttgaggggaaaaatgttTCTCAACATATctgaatatattatatatatgtgtgtgtgtgtgtgtgtgtgtgtgtgtgtgtgtgtgtgtgtatggtTTGAAAGTGTTGACACTTCTTTCTTGCTCTTTTCAGACGGACATCTGACGTAAAGAGAAAATGCATACTGACATCAGAAACAGAGTGTGATGTTACTGATGTGCTCGGGAATGTAAAGGAGACCTATACAGCACACATACTGTCTGTAAATCCTGCAGAGATGGACAACTTTGAAGAACCACCTTTTGCAGTCTCTGAAAAATTTACACCTTATAGTCAAAGTAGGATTGCCAATTAAATCTTACTAtaaatttcttttcaagaaaCTTTGGTTGATTTAAACAAGGTTTAGATTGAGCTTAAGTATTTTTTCTATAGATTCTTACAGTAGCCCTGCTGATATTGGAGAAGATATTCAGTCACAGTGCTTTCCCTGTTGTAGGGGAGGGTGTAAGATTTAGTTACCATTTGTTTCTCACTGCACTGAGTAGACCATATAGTTAATATTATGTATTAGGTAAATATAGGCCTTTACTGGCTTTGTAAACTTGTAATAGATTTAAGGAAAGAAGGTAAtggagggaggaaagaaaaagaacatgTCCTATATAAAAGATCATGTCagttttttaattctaaaaatcTTTTTCTAGCTGTTATTGGAAAACCAGAGATAAAGGATTATTCACAAAAAGGTTCCAAACTGAATGTCGTGTTCAAAGATCCACTTACACCATATATCTTTCCTAATGGAAGCTTTCAAAGTATTCAAGATATTTTCCAGCATGACCTGGAATACAAACTCTATTACTGGAAAGATCAAAGTTCTGGAAAGGTAAGGTCTAACTCTAGTTTTTGTTCTGTAATAATTGTTATATTCTGTTACACAATTTCTGTGCTACTTTAAGAGCTGacacttgaaatattttttttcctttacagaaaGATGTAACAACAAAAAGCCATAATTTTGAAGTAAACATTGACAGTGGAAAGAACTATTGCTTCTATGTCCAGGGAATCATTCCCTCCCGCAGAGAAAACCGTAATGGCCAAGAAAGCATGGTGCTCTGTACCAGTGGAGGAAAGAATATCTTAGATGGTGAATATTGCGTGATGTTTGTCACTCAGTCTTTAATATTCTAATAAAAACCCCACATCTTTAAATTGTGATGCCTGCTATAAACTATTTACTGTGTAAATTAGAATACACAGTTGGAACATGAAAACTCATGAGAAGAACTCACTTTAAGTAAGAGTCCACCATCTTTAGTTGGTTGGAGCTGGTTTTAGGGTTTTGCCCAACTGTTTTGGTTAAATTATCCAAGTTGATGACTGGTGTCTGAAGTTCCAGATCTCATCACTATCagcttaatttttctttctgttttcctcagaTCCTTCCAATAGCAGATGCCATAGTAAGTGCTTGAAAGATTAGCTCTAAAACATAGAAATGCTGGAAAACCACATATCCGTTTACTTGTAGTATGAGCTGACCTTTAGTTATGCCAAAAGCAGATGATGAGAATAAGACTTTCTTTTATGTTCCAAGATCAGAGGTTGGCAGATTGACTTCTTTACTGGAAGATAAGTTAGCAAGTGTAGGTGAATCAACCAGCCATTTCAGACTAGACATTTGGATATCACTTTCTTCAATAAAAAGGCATCAGTATGACTTAAATAATATCACATTGCTGTACTGTATCTTTCTTCTCCCTGGGTAAGAATATTTGCACTCTAGAAAAGCTCTTCTAAAATGGCAAATGAACTCAAATTCAGAAAATTTACCACAAAAGTGATAAATTGCAACTTCATTACAATTTAATAGAAAAATCTTCTCTTGGTATTTTCTAATTATAACCTAGAATAGATTTTCAGTTGGAGAGAAACAATGTACAGGCAGGGGGAATGGTTTAACTTATTCTTATGGTGTTAGCATGGTACTTGTGAACTAACTAAACTAGATTAAATCCTAATGTGAACCAGGTAAAATAAAGCTTTACTTCAGTTTAACAAATTCATGTAAAAATGAATTTAGTTCACCCTGAAGTGATGACTCCACTTCTGTCAGACTGTAAAATATAGAGTGTTTTTTCATTCAGTGAAATGAGTGCTAAGAGTTTGTAGCACTGTGGGTTCTGATAACTGaatcttggattttttttcccctacagaATATGGAACAGAAGTCTTTATCATCCTAGCAGTGATAGCCGTTGCAGTCATCACCCTTGCTATTGTCCTTCCAGTGGTTCTGTGTAAACgcaagaaagcaaagaaagcaaGAGCTATGAGAGAAAAGGAGCTGCTTAATGGTGCCTAAGGAAAAAGTACTGCAGACACTAGTGGCAGtaccaaagcagaaaaaaaaacaacaacaaaaaacctaaaatgGGTAATTGGGTAGAGCCTTTCAGGCTCTCTGAAACAGGAATTCTGAAGCCCAAACTTTATGTGGATTAAAAAATCCACTAGACAGTACAGATGAAACCAGGTATCAGGAAGCCCTGTGTCATTAGTGGCCAGAGGCTGCAAGAGCATCCTGGTGATCCGTTAcaatcatagaattatagaacgtgctgagttggaagggatgcACAAgatcgagtccaactcctggcctagcacagcaccatccccaagagtgacaccatgtgcctgagagcactgtctAACAGCTTCTTGacctctgccaggctggtgaagtgaccactgccctggggagcctgttccagtgcccaaacaccctctgggtaaGGAACCTTTTCCCTGATACCAACCGAAACCTTCCCTGATTCagctttgtgttgttttttgaGTCCTGTCACCGGTCACAAGTGAAGAGGTTGGcacctgcccctctgcttcctTTGGTGATGTTGAAGACCAAAatgtctcccctcagtctccttttctccaggctgaacagaccaagtgacctcaggcactcctcatacagcttcccttccagacccttcaccatccttgtTCCCCTCCTTTGGACCCTGTCCAACAGCTCAGTGTCAgttttatattgtggcacccaaaactgccccagccctggaggtgaggctgccccagagcagagcagagcgggaccatcccctcccttgcccggttgtgatgctgtgcctggtgtccccaggacagggatggccctcctggctgccagggctgacTCACCTTCAACTTTCCCTTGACCAGgaccccaggtccctttctgtggcactgctctccagcctctcattccccagtctgtctgtacatccagggttggcccatcccagctgctgaaCCCTGCACTTTCCCTTGTGGAACTTCCTACGGTTGGTGATTGCCTGTCTCTAAATTGTCAAGGTCCCTTTGCAGGGAGATTTCTCCTAGACTGTTCCCAAGCCCTTTCTATTATCCTGTCAAACAGGATTCTGAACTAGAGGTACTTTTAACTTAATCAGTATGGCCTTACTGAGCCATAAGATTTACGGTacttgtgaggggaaaaaacactACTTTTGAAAAATAGGTGTCCTTTACCTAACtaaaaggaacatttttctgtttctatgaAACAAACTGTATTTATCTGCCTTTTAACAATATTAACTGGTGAAATGATCTGTTAGTTCAGATGTGACAAAATTGCTACTATTATTTCTGCACTTCTTGGATAAAATTAACTTGGTCTGTTTATCTTTGGATGTAGACAAAGGTAAACAAACTGAAACTACTGCACTGGCAACTTGTAAGAAACACTATTGAAGCAGTACTTGCTATTTATCTGGAAAGTATATCCAATTACACTACACCTAGAGTTATACAGACAGGGGAGTCTGATATTTCCAAGTAAGTGTCAGAACAAATACTTTGCAGGCTTTGAGTCAGTAGTAACTCACTTCAGCAAGCACTGAATAGGTAGCAGTGTTTACTGCACTttgaacataatttttaattaagcaGTTGGTGAATGGTTTCTGTGGTATAGGTTCAAATCATCTTGGTGATGGGATTTGGAGATACCTATTGCTTTGActtttagtatttattttatagaTGAGAATCTAATTTTTATACTGGTGTTATCTGTATTTATGATGGTAATTTATACTTTTCTAGTGAAATAAAGGTGACTGGAAACACAagtcttttccttttcaaagcGACATATTCATTCCAGAACTAAATTAAATATACACTTAGGAAGCTTGTTTTGGGACAGCAGTGTAGGCAAGCTGCCACAATCTAAAAAATGTGTAAAGCAGACTACCAGGAAAGGTTAAAACTAGGAGAAGCCACAGTTCACAAAGTGGAGTTTTTGAAGAGTCCTGAGTAACATTTCTGCTGTCCACTTACACGAGCAATTAGTCAGGGTTTGCATTCAAAGCATCGCCTTCCATTCCCACAGTGTGGTCTGCACTTGTGCTTGTGGTACTGATGTTCATTCAAGGCATTATGGGGCCTGCCCCAGAGATGAGAACTGCTAATGATAGTGGTCAGCatacacaaaacacaaaaaaaacctcaagagAATAGTAAAAAAATCATTGCGTAGTTGGAACTAATTGGCTGCGGATCTCAACATTTAATACATGCCTCAAAAGAAGATACCCATTGTATTCATGAAAAGGAATACCTTACAAAGTTAATATCCCAATCTAACAATTTGTACAGaatcatattttatatttttcctccctgctgtgcTATAGCTACCATCTGTGTATGGGTTAAGACTCCTGGGAATGTGTGAGTGTGGTTTATGGGGTGTTTTCTTGGGTCTTTAATTCCTCTTTTtacagagggaagaaaaacaccAGAATTCAACCCTTCAAAACCCTATTTACTTCATGTTGAGCAATAAATGCTTAATGCATTTTCTGCTGATGCATAATCCTTGTATGGAGAAGGAATCTTACAACAGCAATCAAAACCATGAGAGCTGGTGGGAGTCAATTTAAAAACATTCCAAAGTTGTCATCATTACTTCCCTTCCCCGAGGCGCTCTGCTTCCTCAGCTTCATTCAGTGCCAGACTCACAAAAGGGAAGAGATAATAGGAAAAGGAAAGCCTGTAATTACAGCATATCATTTATTAAATTAGACCATGCAGTTGCTTGTCATAAACTACACAGAGTGAAGctataaattatatttcattaCTTCAAGAGATTCTTGGTTTGTTCTGAATatgggggaagggaagaaggggaGAAGAGACACCCACAGAAACGCAAACAAGTGCCTTAAATGGCAAGAGACCCCTGACTACACAAGT is a window from the Poecile atricapillus isolate bPoeAtr1 chromosome 7, bPoeAtr1.hap1, whole genome shotgun sequence genome containing:
- the F3 gene encoding tissue factor; translated protein: MPRCACSTRRCPSASAALRSPRPRWASPGRGRSPASALPCSIYAGGGRRPQLALRARMLLSAPRQALLLLSALLWRLAAADYENPPTAVNITWSSINFKTILQWQPKPSGYFYTVEIHGRTSDVKRKCILTSETECDVTDVLGNVKETYTAHILSVNPAEMDNFEEPPFAVSEKFTPYSQTVIGKPEIKDYSQKGSKLNVVFKDPLTPYIFPNGSFQSIQDIFQHDLEYKLYYWKDQSSGKKDVTTKSHNFEVNIDSGKNYCFYVQGIIPSRRENRNGQESMVLCTSGGKNILDEYGTEVFIILAVIAVAVITLAIVLPVVLCKRKKAKKARAMREKELLNGA